The genomic segment GTCTGGCGGGCGGGCGAAAGTACGCGGAAGGTGATGGGTCCCACTTCGGTAGGCCAACGCTTTTCTGAATCGTTCTCGGAATCGTGACCGAAACCACCGCGCTTTTCATTGCTACCTACTGGTAATGGCGGCAGAGTCACTTTCGACGCGCGACGAGGCGCGTGATCGTGCCTCCCGCGCTCGAAGACGGCCAACGGCGATTCGCACGAAAGGTCTACTGCCATGACATCCACCACGAGCGGGCAGGCAACAGCGAGCGCGGCGCAGGCCACCGAGCCGGACGACGGTTTTCGTCCCGGTTTGGAGGGCGTCGTCGCGTTTCGGACGGAGATCGCCGAACCCGACCGCGACGGAGGCGCGCTGCGCTATCGCGGCGTCGACATCGAGGAGCTGGCCGGCAACGTCGGCTTCGGCGACGTCTGGGGCCTGCTGGTCGACGGACATTTCGAAAACGGACTTTCACCTGACGAACCTTTTCCGATTCCCGTACGCAGCGGCGACGTGCGCGCCGACGTCCAGTCGGCACTGCCCGCGCTCGCGCCCCGGTGGGGGCTGGGCCCGCTGCTCGACATCTCCGAGGCCGAGGCCCGCGAGCAGGTCGGCCGCGTGTCCGCCACGGCGTTGTCGTTCATCGCCCAGTCCGCGCGCGGCATCGCCGCACCGGCGGTACCGGAGTCCCGCGTCGACGAGGCCCGGGGCATCACCGAGCGGTTCCTCGTGCGCTGGCGGGGCGAGCCCGACCCGGCACACGTGAAGGCGCTCGACGCCTACTGGGTCTCGGCCGCCGAGCACGGGCTCAACGCCTCCACGTTCACGGCCCGGGTGATCGCCTCCACGGGCGCGGACGTCGCCGCCGCGATCTCGGGCGCGATCGGAGCCATGTCCGGCCCGCTCCACGGAGGCGCACCCGCCCGCGTCCTGCCGATGATCGAGGAGGTCGAGCGCACCGGCGACGCGCGCGCCGTCGTCAAGGACATCCTCGACCGCGGCGAACGTCTGATGGGCTTCGGCCACCGCGTGTACCGCGCCGAGGACCCGCGCGCGAGGGTGCTCCGGCGCACGTGCCGCGAACTCGACGCCAAGCGCTACGAGGTCGCCTCGCAGCTGGAACAGGCCGCGCTCGCCGAACTGCGCGAACGGCGTCCCGACCGGGCCATCGAGACGAACGTCGAGTTCTGGGCCGCGGTGATCCTCGACTTCGCCGAGGTGCCGCCCGCCATGATGCCCGCCATGTTCACCGCGGCCCGCACCGCGGGATGGGCCGCGCACGTGCTCGAACAGAAGCGCACCGGACGGCTCGTGCGGCCCTCCGCGACCTACATCGGCCCCGGACCGCGGGCCCCGCACGAGGTCCGGGGCTGGGAGCGCCTCGCGAACGACGCCTGACGCGTCGTCACCGGCGGCGCAGGGCCGCGCGCACGAGTCCCGGAGTCCACCGGGCGGCCAGGCGCGCGGCCTTCGCCTCCACGGTGGGCGTCACGACCGGCAGATCCTCCTCCACGGCCCGCAGCACGTCCCTCGCCACGAGTTCCGGGCGGGCTTTGCGGGCGGTGTAGAACCGCTGTGCCCGCTGCCGCCTGCGCTCCTGCTCCGACTCGTCGGTGCCGGCGAACCGGGTGGCGCCCACGATGCCGGTGTCCACGAATCCGGGGCACACGGCACTCACCCCCACGTCGGTCGCCGCGAGCTCGGCCCGCAGCGACTCCGACAGCATCAGCACCGCGGCCTTCACCGTGGAGTACGCGGGCAGCATGGGGTTGGGCAGGTACGCCGCCATCGACGCGACGTTGACCAGGTGGCCGCCCTCGCCCCGCTCGACCATGTGCGGCGCGAACAGCCGGCATCCGTGGAGGACGCCCCAGAAGTTGACGTCCACCAGCCGTCGCCACTCGTCCTCG from the Saccharomonospora azurea NA-128 genome contains:
- a CDS encoding citrate synthase 2; its protein translation is MTSTTSGQATASAAQATEPDDGFRPGLEGVVAFRTEIAEPDRDGGALRYRGVDIEELAGNVGFGDVWGLLVDGHFENGLSPDEPFPIPVRSGDVRADVQSALPALAPRWGLGPLLDISEAEAREQVGRVSATALSFIAQSARGIAAPAVPESRVDEARGITERFLVRWRGEPDPAHVKALDAYWVSAAEHGLNASTFTARVIASTGADVAAAISGAIGAMSGPLHGGAPARVLPMIEEVERTGDARAVVKDILDRGERLMGFGHRVYRAEDPRARVLRRTCRELDAKRYEVASQLEQAALAELRERRPDRAIETNVEFWAAVILDFAEVPPAMMPAMFTAARTAGWAAHVLEQKRTGRLVRPSATYIGPGPRAPHEVRGWERLANDA